One window of Oryza brachyantha chromosome 12, ObraRS2, whole genome shotgun sequence genomic DNA carries:
- the LOC102722168 gene encoding uncharacterized protein LOC102722168, whose protein sequence is MTLTIPDDVRAKAEVYVGDEAGQAKTRLLLEETGLPSGLLPLRDIVECGYVEETGFVWLKQKKKVDHYFAKAGRHVSYAAEVSAVAEKGRLKKITGVKAKELLIWVTLHEICVDDPPTGKLTCKAIGGLSRCFPVEAFEAPPAPTSAKDTTNGGDAVEAAAKKDSNGTDKPVAAKEEKEDVAAGDAAVDEIDEKMKELNKDQVVQQAEALTAKN, encoded by the coding sequence ATGACGCTGACGATCCCGGACGACGTGAGGGCGAAGGCGGAGGTGTacgtcggcgacgaggccggGCAGGCGAAGACGCGGCTGCTGCTGGAGGAGACGGGCCTCCCGAGCGGGCTCCTCCCGCTGCGGGACATCGTCGAGTGCGGCTACGTGGAGGAGACCGGATTCGTGTGGCTGAagcagaagaagaaggtggACCACTACTTCGCCAAGGCCGGCCGCCACGTCTCCTACGCCGCCGAggtctccgccgtcgccgagaaGGGCCGCCTCAAGAAGATCACCGGCGTCAAGGCCAAGGAGCTCCTCATCTGGGTCACCCTCCACGAGATCTGCGTCGACGACCCGCCCACCGGCAAGCTCACCTGCAAGGCCATCGGCGGCCTCTCCCGCTGCTTCCCCGTCGAGGCCTTCGAGGCCCCCCCTGCTCCCACCTCCGCCAAGGACACCACCAatggcggcgacgccgtcgaggCAGCGGCCAAAAAAGACAGCAACGGCACGGACAAGCCAGTAGCTGcaaaggaggagaaggaggacgttgccgccggcgacgccgccgtcgacgagaTCGACGAGAAG
- the LOC102707737 gene encoding probable glycerol-3-phosphate acyltransferase 3 — protein sequence MHWECKHELTHAMAKTKLFHAVFSFLLHVAVGGGGAPPPPRADVSSVTVHRRLPPAARLAAPTTALVVDVEGALLLRSSSSSRRSSSLFPYFMLVAVEAGSFLRGLLLLLLYPVIALLAGAGGGGDDDVAVRAMAAVAFCGLRESRFRAGRAVLPRWLLEDAAKEALEYAVTRRPPSSSSSRRAAVVWASAMPRVMVEPFLKEYLTPPDAAGAAVVVAAREMKVAWGFYTGLMEGGGEVASSAPEVRRAMEGVDDVVGLSGEAMDLLRTPLVSFCKEVYVVSGEEKSKWRALRRREYPRPLVFHDGRLAFLPTPLAAAAMLVWLPFGSALAVVRLAVALALPYGVATLILAATGQSWRLRGSPPPCADDGDEPRRRRRGQLYVCNHRTLIDPVYVSIALDRPVRAVSYSLSRLSELISPIGATVRLARDRAHDGAAMERLLDEGAHVVVCPEGTTCREPYLLRFSPLFAELSDGVVPVALAAETATFYGTTAGGWKSMDALYYMANPRMCYTVEFLPAVDTTPVREGKVASTELANGVQRRLAEALGYECTMLTRKDKYLMLAGNDGVVRRRDG from the exons atgcaCTGGGAGTGCAAACACGAACTCACGCACGCCATGGCCAAGACCAAGCTCTTCCACGccgtcttctccttcctcctccacgtcgccgtcggcggcggcggcgcgcctccgccgccgcgcgccgacGTCTCCTCCGTGACTGTCCATAGGCGCCTCCCTCCCGCGGCGCGGCTGGCCGCCCCGACGACCGCGCTGGTCGTCGACGTCGAGGGCGCGCTGCTGctccggtcgtcgtcgtcgtcgcggcgctCCTCCTCGCTCTTCCCCTACTTCATGCTggtcgccgtcgaggccggGAGCTTCCTGCgggggctgctgctgctgctcctctaCCCGGTGAtcgccctcctcgccggcgccggcggcggcggcgacgacgacgtcgccgtgAGGGCCATGGCCGCGGTCGCCTTCTGCGGGCTGAGGGAGTCGCGGTTCCGCGCCGGGCGCGCCGTGCTGCCGCGGTGGCTCCTCGAGGACGCCGCGAAGGAGGCGCTCGAGTACGCCGtcacgcggcggccgccgtcgtcgtcgtcgtcgaggagggcggcggtggtgtGGGCCAGCGCCATGCCGAGGGTGATGGTGGAGCCGTTCCTGAAGGAGTACCTGACGCCGCCGGatgcggccggcgccgccgtcgtcgtggcggcgagggagatGAAGGTGGCTTGGGGGTTCTACACTGGGCTCatggagggcggcggcgaggtggcgtcGTCTGCGCCGGAGGTGAGGAGGGCGATGGAAGGCGTCGACGACGTCGTGGGGCTGTCCGGAGAAGCCATGGATCTGCTTCGGACTCCTTTGGTGTCATTTTGCAAG GAGGTGTACGTGGTGAGCGGCGAGGAGAAGAGCAAATGGCGGGCACTGCGGCGGCGCGAGTACCCGAGGCCTCTCGTCTTCCACGACGGCCGCCTCGCCTTCCTCCcgacgccgctcgccgccgccgccatgctcgTCTGGCTCCCCTTCGGCTCCGCCCTCGCCGTGGtacgcctcgccgtcgcgctcgccCTCCCCTACGGCGTCGCCACGctcatcctcgccgccaccggccaGTCCTGGCGCCTCaggggctcgccgccgccgtgcgcagacgacggcgatgagcctcggcggcggcggcgcgggcagcTGTACGTGTGCAACCACCGCACGCTGATCGACCCGGTGTACGTGTCCATCGCGCTGGACCGGCCGGTGCGCGCCGTGTCGTACAGCCTGAGCCGCCTCTCGGAGCTCATCTCCCCGATTGGCGCCACCGTGCGCCTCGCCAGGGACCGCGcccacgacggcgccgccatggAGCGGCTCCTCGACGAGGGGGCCCACGTCGTCGTCTGCCCCGAGGGCACCACCTGCCGCGAGCCGTACCTGCTCCGCTTCAGCCCGCTCTTCGCCGAGCTGAGCGACGGCGTCGTCCccgtcgcgctcgccgccgagaCGGCCACGTTCTACGGCACGACGGCCGGCGGGTGGAAGTCCATGGACGCTCTCTACTACATGGCCAACCCGAGGATGTGCTACACGGTGGAGTTCCTCCCCGCCGTAGACACGACGCCGGTGAGGGAAGGGAAGGTGGCGAGCACCGAGCTGGCCAACGGCGTGCAGCGGCGGCTGGCCGAGGCTCTCGGTTACGAGTGCACCATGCTCACCAGGAAGGACAAGTACCTCATGCTCgccggcaacgacggcgtcgtccgccgccgcgacggctaA
- the LOC102721323 gene encoding probable prefoldin subunit 3 — MAAAAASSSSSSAAAAATPQGVTERRGIPAASFVEDVETYLRQAGLDVNSGLAFLQERLQQYKIVEMKLLAQQRDLQAKIPDIEKCLDIVATLQAKRALGEALTADFELSEGIYSRAKIEDTDSVCLWLGANVMLEYSCDEANALLKKNLENAKASLEVLVADLQFLRDQQTITQVTIARVFNWDVHQRRSKQATSQ; from the exons atggcggcggcggcggcctcctcctcctcctcctcggcggcggcggcggcgacgccacAGGGGGTGACGGAGCGGCGGGGCATCCCGGCGGCGTCCTTCGTCGAGGACGTCGAGACCTACCTCCGCCAGGCCGGGCTCGACGTCAACTCCGGCCTCGCCTTCCTCCAGGAAAG gCTACAGCAGTATAAAATAGTGGAGATGAAACTTCTAGCGCAACAGAGGGATCTTCAG GCGAAAATTCCTGATATTGAGAAGTGCTTGGATATTGTTGCGACTTTACAAGCTAAAAGGGCTCTGGGTGAG GCACTCACTGCTGATTTTGAATTATCCGAGGGGATCTACTCCCGGGCAAAAATTGAGGACACCGATTCTGTGTGCCTATGGTTGGGTGCAAATGTAATGCTGGAGTACTCCTGCGACGAG GCCAATGCCCTCCTGAAAAAGAATCTGGAGAATGCCAAGGCCAGTTTAGAAGTCCTTGTTGCTGATCTCCAGTTCTTGCGGGACCAGCAAACCATCACTCAG GTTACAATTGCCCGAGTGTTCAACTGGGACGTGCACCAACGGAGAAGCAAGCAGGCTACCAGCCAATGA
- the LOC102708021 gene encoding rhodanese-like domain-containing protein 6 isoform X2: MDAAARTPGPEGEGGRYGVLLYYKYAEVPDPPALAALYESRCRALALVGRVRVGPDGVNATLGGRMAALEEHVAEMSSNALFEGTDFKLASCEDPVDERVARECGFTSLSVRLVKELVTLCSNPSLATPQITCAGRHLSAAEFHSVLQSVGTTSDSEPPAEKSDVVVLDARNVYETRIGKFHVPNVETLDPEIRQYSDLPLWIDEHAEKLRGKSIMMYCTGGIRCEMASAYIRSKGEGFENVFQLYGGIQRYLEQFPDGGYFEGKNFVFDHRISVGSLKENILGTCLLCGSSFDDYSSRCRCSHCRMLVLVCSTCQDSSKQYVCELCQKNGKQCCQISLRQDCETESELIDSSDFGRPATINQIAASTIPRSNGSDQLRKLKILCLHGFRQNASNFKGRTSALAKKLKHIAELVFIDAPHELSFVYRPNPDHYSDRSSLPSSKPKRKFAWLVAPNSTCDTEQDWKIVNALFDPLQYQQQTVGFEESYAYLENALSQMGKIDGILGFSQGAAMAALFCRQQQKTCGTLKFRFGMFCSGYPAPIGGFDGEIIRLPSLHCFGNGEGHDRQIANMASTELANRFDKGCCSIIEHDMGHIIPTRPPYIDQIKGFLSNFL; this comes from the exons atggacgcggcggcgcggacacCGGGGCCGGAGGGGGAAGGAGGCCGATACGGGGTGCTCCTCTACTACAAGTACGCCGAGGTTCCGGACCCCCCGGCGCTCGCGGCCCTGTACGAGTCCCGCTGCCGCGCGCTCGCCCTCGTCGGCCGCGTCCGCGTCGGCCCCGACGGCGTCAACGCCACG CTCGGGGGGAGGATGGCGGCGCTGGAGGAGCACGTCGCGGAGATGAGCTCCAACGCCCTGTTCGAGGGCACCGACTTCAAGCTGGCCTCCTGCGAGGACCCCGTCGATGAGAGGGTCGCCAGGGAGTGCGGCTTCACCTCGCTCTCCGTTCGGCTAGTGAAG GAGCTGGTCACGCTTTGTTCAAACCCGTCGTTGGCAACTCCTCAGATTACATGTGCCGGGAGACATTTGTCAGCTGCCGAGTTCCATTCGGTGCTCCAAAGTGTCG GAACTACTTCAGATTCTGAACCACCCGCGGAAAAGAGTGATGTGGTTGTCTTGGATGCGCGAAATGTTTATGAGACACGGATTGGCAAGTTCCATGTACCAAACGTGGAAACACTAGATCCAGAAATCAGGCAATACAGTGACCTGCCACTGTGGATAGATGAGCATGCTGAGAAGCTCCGTGGCAAATCGATTATGAT GTACTGCACAGGAGGTATACGGTGTGAGATGGCATCAGCTTATATCCGCTCGAAAGGTGAAGGCTTTGAGAATGTATTCCAG TTATATGGTGGCATCCAGAGGTATCTGGAGCAATTCCCTGATGGTGGCTATTTTGAAGGGAAGAATTTTGTATTTGACCATAG GATTTCCGTGGGAAGCCTAAAAGAGAACATACTTGGAACTTGTTTGCTATGTGGTTCTTCTTTCGATGACTATTCCTCTCGGTGTCGTTGTAGCCATTGCAGAATGCTGGTATTAGTGTGCTCCACATGTCAG GATTCCAGTAAGCAGTATGTATGTGAGTTGTGCCAAAAGAATGGAAAGCAGTGCTGCCAAATATCACTAAGACAAGATTGCGAAACAGAGTCAGAGCTAATAGATTCTTCTGACTTTGGAAGACCAGCGACTATTAATCAAATTGCAGCCTCTACAATTCCCAGGAGTAATG GCAGTGACCAGCTCAGGAAGCTAAAGATCCTCTGCCTGCATGGTTTCCGTCAGAATGCATCAAATTTTAAGGGGAGAACATCAGCACTTGCCAAGAAGCTAAAACACATTGCCGAACTTGTCTTCATAGATGCTCCACATGAGCTTTCATTTGTATACAGACCAAATCCAGATCACTACTCTGATAGATCTTCATTGCCTTCTAGCAAACCGAAGAGAAAGTTTGCATGGCTGGTTGCTCCCAACTCAACATGCGACACTGAGCAAGATTGGAAGATTGTCAATGCGCTGTTTGACCCTCTTCAATATCAACAACAAACCGTTGGATTTGAGGAATCATATGCGTACCTTGAAAATGCTCTCTCTCAGATGGGGAAGATTGATGGCATTCTTGGTTTTTCCCAAGGTGCGGCCATGGCAGCCTTATTCTGCAGACAGCAGCAGAAGACTTGTGGCACCCTGAAATTCAGGTTTGGGATGTTCTGCTCAGGGTATCCAGCACCAATTGGTGGTTTCGACGGTGAGATAATTAGGCTCCCCTCTCTTCATTGCTTTGGCAACGGTGAAGGTCACGATAGGCAGATAGCAAACATGGCAAGCACTGAACTTGCGAATCGATTCGATAAGGGTTGTTGCTCCATTATTGAGCATGATATGGGCCATATAATTCCTACTCGACCACCCTATATTGATCAAATTAAAGGATTCCTGTCCAATTTTCTTTGA
- the LOC102721603 gene encoding LOW QUALITY PROTEIN: uncharacterized protein LOC102721603 (The sequence of the model RefSeq protein was modified relative to this genomic sequence to represent the inferred CDS: deleted 1 base in 1 codon), protein MEATAAARPLALLLAPQPQSQLRLSFPRFSASTLSSASGGGGECRGRRLTVAAAAAKRRRGKGGEDEDERVDTHSFAPKAGEATGAFPEAVLLRKKMLKEDGQVAPEFADAEEGGFRFSLILFFFSCGSCKYFLTSLTHTFSFAEKLYAFLNIEMESDLNLKRMRHYEVVYLIHEDRVEEVEDVVSKVQDFVREKKGRIWRLNNWGLRRLAYKIKKARHANYILMNFEIQAKYINDFKTLLDKDERIIRHLVMKRDEAITEDCPPPPEFHTLRAQQDMDDEYFDDEDDVEEEQEEEEDDNGELESADYHDDDAEADDEPEIILVDEVERDDNENIRRRNRTLKIEKYAAEKVLR, encoded by the exons ATGgaggccaccgccgcggcgcggccgctcgccctcctcctcgctccGCAGCCGCAGTCGCAGCTGAGGCTGAGCTTCCCGCGCTTCTCCGCTTCCACCCTCTCATCTGCATCCGGTGGAGGCGGGGAGTGTCGAGGGCGACGGCTGACAgttgccgccgcggcggccaagaggaggagggggaagggcggggaggacgaggacgagagGGTGGACACGCACAGCTTCGCGCCCAAGGCCGGCGAGGCCACCGGGGCGTTCCCCGAGGCCGTCCTGCTCAGAAAG AAAATGTTGAAAGAAGACGGCCAAGTTGCACCTGAATTTGCTGATGCAGAAGAAGGtggttttcgtttttctttgatcctgttttttttttcttgtggttcatgcaaatattttttaaccagTCTAACCCat acattttcttttgcagaGAAGCTATATGCGTTTCTTAATATTGAAATGGAGAGTGATTTGAATCTAAAAAGAA TGCGGCACTATGAAGTGGTTTACCTAATTCATGAGGATCGTGTGGAAGAAGTTGAAGACGTTGTATCAAAAGTACAAG ATTTTgtcagagagaaaaaaggaaggaTATGGAGGCTTAATAATTGGGGACTACGCAGGCttgcttataaaataaagaaagcaAGGCATGCCAACTACATTTTAATGAATTTCGAGATACAGGCAAAATACATTAATGACTTCAAGACCCTGCTAGACAAGGATGAGAGAATCATTCGGCATCTTGTGATGAAACGAGACGAAGCGATTACTGAAGACTGCCCTCCCCCACCAGAGTTCCACACTCTGCGAGCTCAACAGGATATGGATgacgaatattttgatgatgaagatgatgttgaagaggagcaggaggaggaggaggatgacaaTGGTGAACTGGAATCCGCTGATtaccatgatgatgatgctgaaGCTGATGACGAACCTGAAATTATTCTCGTTGATGAAGTCGAGCGTGATGACAACGAAAACATTAGAAGAAGGAATAGGACATTGAAAATAGAGAAGTATGCAGCCGAGAAGGTCTTGAGGTAA
- the LOC102721886 gene encoding intermediate cleaving peptidase 55, mitochondrial produces the protein MVAALRLLRRSLRSSEATPRFLSASQNLVQRVAYNTRVVDVGQPTPQSHPELLAEGEITPGITSDEYISRRKKLLEVLPEKSLAIIASAEPQMMTDVVPYPFRQNGEYLYITGCAQPGGVAVLSEGTGLCMFMPDTSKQDVVWQGQTAGVEAAENFFKADKAFPLSEMQKILPEMVEQSKVVYHNVKTLSPSYKNLECFRRALLNNKVKDIAYYTDELRWIKSKSEIGLMRESAAIVSQSLLQTMLLSRTHREESQLAAKIEYECKMRGAQRMAFHPVVGGGANGSVIHYSRNDGRVKSGELLLMDVGCEYHGYLSDLTRTWPPCGRFSPAQEELYSLILETNKECIKLCKPGASINEIHDHSVRMLIKGFQELGILEKGKSIQYNYLNPTAIGHSLGMDIHDSVKLSKDKPLEPGVIITIEPGVYIPPVPILKENAPDRYRGIGIRIEDEVLITESGHEVLTASVPKEISHITTLMNMGSSSNSMMDAHELRAASYS, from the exons atggtggcggcgctgcGACTCCTGCGGAGGAGTCTGCGATCGAGCGAG GCAACGCCTCGGTTTTTATCGGCTTCTCAAAATTTGGTTCAACGAGTTGCATATAACACCAGAGTTGTCGATGTTGGGCAACCAACACCCCAATCACATCCTGAG TTATTAGCTGAAGGAGAGATTACACCAGGTATCACTAGCGATGAGTACATCTCCAGAAGAAAAAAGCTTTTGGAGGTTCTGCCTGAGAAGAGCTTGGCCATTATTGCGTCTGCAGAGCCGCAGATGATGACTGATGTAGTGCCATATCCATTCAGACAGAATGGTGAATATCTGTACATTACAGGTTGTGCACAACCTGGTGGTGTGGCAGTTTTAAGTGAGGGAACTGGTTTATGTATGTTCATGCCGGATACAAGTAAGCAG GATGTAGTTTGGCAAGGTCAGACGGCTGGAGTTGAGGCAGCTGAGAATTTCTTCAAGGCGGACAAAGCATTTCCACTTAGTGAGATGCAAAAG ATCCTCCCTGAAATGGTTGAGCAGTCAAAAGTGGTATATCATAATGTAAAGACGCTTTCGCCATCTTATAAGAACTTGGAATGCTTCCGTAGGGCATTACTCAACAATAAAGTAAAAGATATTGCATATTACACTGATGAACTGCGGTGGATCAAGTCAAAATCAGAAATTGGGTTGATGCGAGAATCAGCAGCTATTGTTTCTCAG TCTCTTTTACAGACGATGTTGCTATCAAGGACCCACAGGGAGGAAAGCCAGCTGGCAGCTAAGATTGAGTATGAGTGCAAAATGAGGGGTGCCCAGAGAATGGC GTTCCATCCTGTAGTTGGTGGTGGAGCAAATGGCAGTGTTATACACTACTCAAGAAACGATGGAAGG GTCAAATCAGGTGAACTACTGCTCATGGATGTTGGCTGTGAGTATCATGGCTACCTTAGTGACCTGACTCGAACATGGCCACCCTGTGGCAGGTTTTCACCTGCTCAG GAAGAACTATACAGCCTGATACTGGAGACAAACAAGGAATGCATAAAGCTTTGTAAACCAGGTGCAAGCATTAACGAGATACATGATCATTCG GTAAGGATGTTGATTAAGGGTTTCCAAGAACTTGGAATTTTAGAGAAGGGAAAATCTATCCAATACAATTATTTGAATCCAACAGCAATAG GTCATTCGTTAGGAATGGATATTCATGATTCTGTCAAGCTTAGCAAGGACAAGCCCTTGGAGCCAGGCGTT ATAATAACTATCGAGCCTGGGGTTTACATCCCACCGGTGCCGATCCTGAAAGAGAATGCCCCGGATAGGTACCGGGGCATCGGAAtcaggatagaggatgagGTCCTCATCACCGAGTCCGGCCACGAG GTCCTAACGGCGTCGGTGCCGAAGGAGATCTCTCACATAACCACCCTTATGAACATGGGAAGTAGTAGTAACTCCATGATGGATGCCCATGAGCTGAGAGCTGCCTCCTACAGTTGA
- the LOC102708021 gene encoding rhodanese-like domain-containing protein 6 isoform X1, protein MDAAARTPGPEGEGGRYGVLLYYKYAEVPDPPALAALYESRCRALALVGRVRVGPDGVNATLGGRMAALEEHVAEMSSNALFEGTDFKLASCEDPVDERVARECGFTSLSVRLVKELVTLCSNPSLATPQITCAGRHLSAAEFHSVLQSVAGTTSDSEPPAEKSDVVVLDARNVYETRIGKFHVPNVETLDPEIRQYSDLPLWIDEHAEKLRGKSIMMYCTGGIRCEMASAYIRSKGEGFENVFQLYGGIQRYLEQFPDGGYFEGKNFVFDHRISVGSLKENILGTCLLCGSSFDDYSSRCRCSHCRMLVLVCSTCQDSSKQYVCELCQKNGKQCCQISLRQDCETESELIDSSDFGRPATINQIAASTIPRSNGSDQLRKLKILCLHGFRQNASNFKGRTSALAKKLKHIAELVFIDAPHELSFVYRPNPDHYSDRSSLPSSKPKRKFAWLVAPNSTCDTEQDWKIVNALFDPLQYQQQTVGFEESYAYLENALSQMGKIDGILGFSQGAAMAALFCRQQQKTCGTLKFRFGMFCSGYPAPIGGFDGEIIRLPSLHCFGNGEGHDRQIANMASTELANRFDKGCCSIIEHDMGHIIPTRPPYIDQIKGFLSNFL, encoded by the exons atggacgcggcggcgcggacacCGGGGCCGGAGGGGGAAGGAGGCCGATACGGGGTGCTCCTCTACTACAAGTACGCCGAGGTTCCGGACCCCCCGGCGCTCGCGGCCCTGTACGAGTCCCGCTGCCGCGCGCTCGCCCTCGTCGGCCGCGTCCGCGTCGGCCCCGACGGCGTCAACGCCACG CTCGGGGGGAGGATGGCGGCGCTGGAGGAGCACGTCGCGGAGATGAGCTCCAACGCCCTGTTCGAGGGCACCGACTTCAAGCTGGCCTCCTGCGAGGACCCCGTCGATGAGAGGGTCGCCAGGGAGTGCGGCTTCACCTCGCTCTCCGTTCGGCTAGTGAAG GAGCTGGTCACGCTTTGTTCAAACCCGTCGTTGGCAACTCCTCAGATTACATGTGCCGGGAGACATTTGTCAGCTGCCGAGTTCCATTCGGTGCTCCAAAGTGTCG CAGGAACTACTTCAGATTCTGAACCACCCGCGGAAAAGAGTGATGTGGTTGTCTTGGATGCGCGAAATGTTTATGAGACACGGATTGGCAAGTTCCATGTACCAAACGTGGAAACACTAGATCCAGAAATCAGGCAATACAGTGACCTGCCACTGTGGATAGATGAGCATGCTGAGAAGCTCCGTGGCAAATCGATTATGAT GTACTGCACAGGAGGTATACGGTGTGAGATGGCATCAGCTTATATCCGCTCGAAAGGTGAAGGCTTTGAGAATGTATTCCAG TTATATGGTGGCATCCAGAGGTATCTGGAGCAATTCCCTGATGGTGGCTATTTTGAAGGGAAGAATTTTGTATTTGACCATAG GATTTCCGTGGGAAGCCTAAAAGAGAACATACTTGGAACTTGTTTGCTATGTGGTTCTTCTTTCGATGACTATTCCTCTCGGTGTCGTTGTAGCCATTGCAGAATGCTGGTATTAGTGTGCTCCACATGTCAG GATTCCAGTAAGCAGTATGTATGTGAGTTGTGCCAAAAGAATGGAAAGCAGTGCTGCCAAATATCACTAAGACAAGATTGCGAAACAGAGTCAGAGCTAATAGATTCTTCTGACTTTGGAAGACCAGCGACTATTAATCAAATTGCAGCCTCTACAATTCCCAGGAGTAATG GCAGTGACCAGCTCAGGAAGCTAAAGATCCTCTGCCTGCATGGTTTCCGTCAGAATGCATCAAATTTTAAGGGGAGAACATCAGCACTTGCCAAGAAGCTAAAACACATTGCCGAACTTGTCTTCATAGATGCTCCACATGAGCTTTCATTTGTATACAGACCAAATCCAGATCACTACTCTGATAGATCTTCATTGCCTTCTAGCAAACCGAAGAGAAAGTTTGCATGGCTGGTTGCTCCCAACTCAACATGCGACACTGAGCAAGATTGGAAGATTGTCAATGCGCTGTTTGACCCTCTTCAATATCAACAACAAACCGTTGGATTTGAGGAATCATATGCGTACCTTGAAAATGCTCTCTCTCAGATGGGGAAGATTGATGGCATTCTTGGTTTTTCCCAAGGTGCGGCCATGGCAGCCTTATTCTGCAGACAGCAGCAGAAGACTTGTGGCACCCTGAAATTCAGGTTTGGGATGTTCTGCTCAGGGTATCCAGCACCAATTGGTGGTTTCGACGGTGAGATAATTAGGCTCCCCTCTCTTCATTGCTTTGGCAACGGTGAAGGTCACGATAGGCAGATAGCAAACATGGCAAGCACTGAACTTGCGAATCGATTCGATAAGGGTTGTTGCTCCATTATTGAGCATGATATGGGCCATATAATTCCTACTCGACCACCCTATATTGATCAAATTAAAGGATTCCTGTCCAATTTTCTTTGA